In the genome of Nocardia sp. NBC_00416, one region contains:
- a CDS encoding GuaB1 family IMP dehydrogenase-related protein, which produces MQFLPGHHPPYDLTYNDVFLVPNRTDIASRFDVDLATADGSGTTIPLVVANMTAVAGKRMAETVARRGGLVVLPQDLPNSAVAATIAFVKSRSLIADTPVTLTGDHSVSDALALIHKRAHGAVVVVDNGRPVGLVTEAACADVDRFARLHEIATTDFVTAPATAEPSYIFDRLEAAHVGPAVLLAPDGTLAGVLTRTGAVRHGIYTPAVDTEGRLRIAAAVGINGDVPAKAKALVDAGADALVVDTAHGHQVKMLETLRAIRDLDLGVPLVAGNTVSAEGTRDLIAAGADIVKVGVGPGAMCTTRMMTGVGRPQFSAVAECAAAAAELGAHVWADGGVRHPRDVALALAAGASNVMIGSWFAGTYESPGDLRMDRDGNAYKESFGMASKRAVAARTVADHGYDRARKALFEEGISSSRMQLDPERPGVEDLIDHICSGVRSACTYAGARTLAEFHDRAVVGVQSTAGFAEGRPLPGGW; this is translated from the coding sequence GTGCAGTTTCTCCCCGGACATCACCCGCCGTACGACCTGACCTACAACGACGTCTTCCTGGTTCCGAACCGCACCGATATCGCTTCCCGGTTCGATGTCGATCTCGCGACGGCCGACGGCTCCGGCACCACCATTCCCCTCGTGGTCGCGAATATGACCGCCGTCGCGGGCAAGCGGATGGCCGAAACCGTGGCCCGGCGCGGCGGCCTGGTGGTGCTTCCACAGGACCTGCCCAACAGTGCCGTCGCCGCGACCATCGCGTTCGTCAAGAGCCGGTCGCTGATCGCCGATACCCCGGTCACGCTCACCGGGGATCATTCGGTCTCCGATGCGCTGGCGCTGATCCACAAACGGGCGCACGGCGCGGTCGTGGTGGTCGACAACGGTCGGCCGGTGGGGTTGGTCACCGAGGCCGCCTGCGCCGACGTCGATCGGTTCGCCCGGCTGCACGAGATCGCGACCACCGATTTCGTCACCGCCCCGGCAACCGCCGAACCCTCCTATATCTTCGATCGTCTCGAAGCCGCGCACGTGGGGCCGGCCGTACTGCTCGCGCCTGACGGCACCCTCGCCGGTGTGCTCACCCGCACCGGCGCGGTGCGGCACGGGATCTACACGCCCGCGGTGGACACCGAGGGCCGGCTCCGGATCGCGGCCGCCGTCGGGATCAACGGCGACGTCCCGGCCAAGGCCAAAGCACTCGTCGACGCCGGCGCCGACGCACTGGTGGTGGACACCGCGCACGGTCACCAGGTGAAAATGCTGGAGACGCTCCGGGCCATCCGGGATCTCGATCTGGGCGTCCCGCTCGTCGCCGGCAACACCGTGTCGGCCGAAGGAACCCGCGACCTCATCGCGGCCGGCGCCGATATCGTCAAGGTCGGGGTCGGACCCGGCGCCATGTGCACCACCCGCATGATGACCGGCGTCGGTCGGCCGCAGTTCTCCGCCGTGGCCGAATGCGCCGCCGCGGCTGCCGAACTCGGCGCCCACGTCTGGGCCGACGGCGGAGTTCGGCACCCGCGCGATGTCGCGCTGGCCCTGGCGGCCGGTGCGTCCAATGTGATGATCGGGTCCTGGTTCGCCGGTACCTACGAATCCCCGGGCGATCTGCGGATGGACCGGGACGGCAATGCCTACAAGGAGAGCTTCGGGATGGCCTCCAAGCGCGCGGTCGCCGCGCGCACCGTCGCCGACCACGGCTACGACCGGGCCCGCAAGGCCCTCTTCGAGGAAGGGATCTCCAGTTCGCGGATGCAGCTGGACCCGGAACGTCCCGGTGTCGAAGACCTCATCGACCACATCTGCTCGGGGGTCCGCAGCGCCTGCACCTACGCCGGCGCCCGCACCCTGGCGGAGTTCCACGACCGCGCGGTGGTCGGTGTGCAGTCCACCGCCGGCTTCGCGGAGGGCCGCCCGCTGCCCGGCGGATGGTGA
- a CDS encoding FecCD family ABC transporter permease — MTVLSRRRSAESAAILPGAVRVGRLSFVRRPAVILVVALLAVALCTLFCVDIATGSTALPLGRVLDVLGGGGTRSQRFIVLDSRLPRALTGVVVGMALGIAGALTQSVLHNPLAAPDVLGITSGAGLGAVTVLAGSGGAATGLAAAVGAPLAAVLGGLGTAGLIYFLAWGRRRSGDVGTTGIRLVLIGIGVNSLLLAGINWTLVRSDFAGAARAQRWLTGSLDDATGATLAPAAVALALVVAVALISARTLAALRLGTDSTRMLGVRLRSQQALLIGAAVVAVSVATAAVGPIAFVGLVAPQVARRLLRSPGEPLIGSALTGGILVLGADILARVLLPVDLPVGIVTAALGGPFLLYLLVLINRKATL; from the coding sequence ATGACGGTCCTCTCGCGACGCCGGTCAGCCGAGTCCGCCGCAATCCTGCCCGGGGCGGTCCGAGTCGGGCGGCTGTCGTTCGTCCGGCGGCCCGCGGTCATCCTCGTCGTGGCATTGCTGGCCGTGGCGCTGTGCACCCTCTTCTGCGTCGATATCGCCACCGGTAGCACCGCCCTCCCCCTGGGCCGTGTTCTCGACGTACTGGGCGGCGGCGGCACCCGGTCCCAGCGCTTCATCGTGCTCGACTCCCGGCTTCCCCGGGCGCTCACCGGTGTCGTGGTCGGGATGGCACTCGGCATCGCCGGCGCCCTGACCCAGTCCGTCCTGCACAACCCGCTCGCCGCACCCGATGTCCTGGGCATCACGAGCGGCGCGGGCCTGGGCGCGGTGACGGTGCTGGCCGGCTCCGGCGGCGCGGCCACGGGCCTCGCCGCGGCCGTCGGCGCTCCACTGGCCGCTGTACTGGGCGGTCTGGGCACGGCCGGGCTCATCTATTTTCTGGCGTGGGGACGCCGACGATCAGGCGACGTGGGCACCACCGGAATACGCCTGGTACTCATCGGCATCGGCGTGAATTCACTGCTGCTGGCCGGTATCAACTGGACGCTGGTCCGCTCCGATTTCGCCGGAGCCGCGCGCGCCCAGCGCTGGCTCACCGGCTCCCTCGACGACGCCACCGGCGCGACACTCGCCCCCGCGGCCGTGGCCCTGGCGCTGGTGGTCGCGGTCGCGTTGATCTCGGCGCGGACACTGGCGGCCCTGCGCCTCGGCACGGACTCGACCCGGATGCTGGGTGTGCGGCTGCGGTCCCAGCAGGCGCTGCTGATCGGCGCCGCGGTCGTCGCGGTCTCGGTGGCCACGGCCGCGGTCGGGCCGATCGCCTTCGTCGGATTGGTCGCACCGCAAGTCGCCCGGCGGCTCCTGCGCAGCCCCGGCGAACCGCTCATCGGGTCCGCGCTGACCGGAGGAATCCTCGTGCTGGGCGCCGATATCCTCGCCCGGGTCCTACTGCCCGTCGACCTGCCCGTCGGCATCGTGACCGCCGCGCTCGGCGGGCCGTTCCTGCTGTACCTGCTCGTCCTCATCAATCGGAAGGCCACGCTGTGA
- a CDS encoding 3-methyladenine DNA glycosylase, with protein MTAADTRSVLAGSEWRARAAAHRDRVDTLAGPYLRARAAGAKHPVLDFLFTYYGHKPAQLRRWHPGFGIALTGAADYVGLRGYHRIDRAGAESGPAVTADPEFLRARADTVTYIVRLLRATANRPAQLSCFGLHEWAMVYRTGALRHDSVPLRLGAAGTDAVFESMPVRCTHFDAFRFFAPDAVGRNNRQLTRDDQIRTEQPGCLHANMDLYKWNFKLSPLIGSDLLLDCFALARDARELDMRASPYDLRTQGYDPICIETPSGRAEYVRRQSEVADRAAILRSRLLDACEGLLAQLPA; from the coding sequence ATGACAGCAGCGGACACCCGCTCGGTCCTGGCCGGATCCGAGTGGCGTGCACGCGCCGCCGCGCACCGCGACCGCGTCGATACCCTGGCCGGCCCGTACCTGCGGGCCCGGGCCGCCGGGGCGAAACATCCGGTGCTCGATTTCCTGTTCACCTATTACGGGCACAAACCCGCTCAGCTGCGCCGGTGGCATCCCGGATTCGGTATCGCGCTCACCGGCGCCGCGGACTACGTGGGGCTACGCGGGTACCACCGGATCGATCGGGCAGGCGCCGAATCAGGCCCGGCGGTCACCGCCGATCCGGAATTCCTACGCGCACGGGCAGATACGGTGACCTATATCGTCCGCCTGCTGCGCGCGACCGCGAACCGACCGGCCCAGCTGTCGTGTTTCGGGCTGCACGAATGGGCGATGGTGTACCGGACCGGGGCGCTCCGCCACGATTCGGTGCCGCTGCGGCTCGGCGCGGCAGGCACAGACGCCGTGTTCGAGTCGATGCCGGTGCGCTGCACCCATTTCGACGCGTTCCGGTTCTTCGCTCCGGACGCGGTGGGGCGCAACAATCGGCAGCTCACCCGCGACGACCAGATCCGCACCGAGCAGCCGGGCTGCCTGCACGCAAATATGGATCTGTACAAATGGAATTTCAAATTGAGCCCGCTGATCGGCTCGGATCTGCTGCTGGATTGTTTCGCGCTGGCCCGGGACGCCCGCGAACTCGATATGCGGGCCAGCCCCTACGATCTGCGCACGCAAGGTTACGATCCGATCTGTATCGAAACCCCTTCCGGCCGTGCCGAATACGTCCGCCGTCAGTCCGAGGTCGCGGATAGGGCGGCGATTCTGCGCTCGAGACTGCTCGACGCGTGCGAAGGTCTGCTGGCCCAGCTCCCGGCATAA
- a CDS encoding M56 family metallopeptidase, with amino-acid sequence MNAAAPAFAVLALLLAGPVPESLSRATWTYRVPRAALVLWQAIALAAVLSAFSSGLAIAAELLVPGHDGRPTTKPTDEIEALGLPLWLAYVSVFMLTLLVGARLVYASIRVGIHTRRRRARHRMLVDLLDQSGPVRRAADIRVLSATEPIAYCLPGLRRRVVVSAGTLDNLNEQELTAILSHERSHLRARHDLVLEAFTAAHEAFPRFVRSKSALDSVKLLIELLADDSAVKVTGPKPLARALVACSKSTAPQGALAVGGPSTLIRIQRLAGPLGDIRIAGAAYLASIAILVVPTLSVAIPWLVELSRLFRA; translated from the coding sequence ATGAACGCAGCAGCACCGGCCTTCGCCGTACTTGCCTTGCTTCTCGCCGGTCCCGTCCCGGAATCACTCAGCCGGGCGACCTGGACCTACCGCGTGCCGCGCGCCGCCCTCGTACTCTGGCAGGCCATCGCGCTGGCCGCGGTGCTCAGCGCCTTCAGTTCCGGGCTCGCCATCGCGGCCGAGCTCCTGGTCCCCGGGCACGACGGCCGCCCCACCACCAAACCCACCGATGAGATCGAGGCACTGGGCCTGCCGCTGTGGCTGGCCTATGTGTCGGTGTTCATGTTGACCCTGCTGGTCGGCGCCCGGCTCGTATACGCCTCGATCCGGGTGGGAATCCACACCCGAAGGCGGCGGGCGCGTCATCGCATGCTGGTGGATCTCCTCGACCAGAGCGGTCCGGTCCGGCGCGCCGCCGATATCCGGGTGTTGTCGGCCACCGAGCCCATCGCCTACTGCCTGCCGGGTCTGCGACGGCGGGTGGTGGTCAGCGCGGGCACCCTCGACAACCTGAACGAACAGGAACTGACCGCGATCCTCAGCCATGAGCGGTCCCATCTACGGGCCCGCCACGACCTGGTCCTCGAAGCGTTCACCGCCGCGCACGAGGCGTTCCCCCGCTTCGTGCGCAGCAAATCCGCGCTGGACTCGGTGAAACTGCTCATCGAACTACTCGCCGACGATTCCGCGGTCAAGGTCACCGGCCCCAAACCGCTGGCCCGGGCGCTGGTGGCGTGCTCGAAATCGACCGCCCCGCAGGGCGCTCTCGCGGTGGGCGGGCCCAGCACCCTGATCCGGATCCAGCGCTTGGCCGGCCCGCTGGGCGATATCCGGATCGCCGGCGCCGCGTACCTGGCGTCGATCGCGATCCTCGTCGTGCCGACGTTGTCCGTCGCGATCCCCTGGCTGGTCGAACTGAGCCGGTTGTTCCGTGCCTGA
- a CDS encoding BlaI/MecI/CopY family transcriptional regulator gives MAGLGELEKAVMDQLWSTDEPQTVRQVHEALSARRELAYTTVMTVLQRLAKKNLVVQRRDDRAHRYAPVHTRDELVAGLMMDALQQADEAGSRAAALVHFVEQVGKDEAAALRDALAKLEATEDTPPGQ, from the coding sequence ATGGCTGGACTTGGTGAACTCGAGAAAGCGGTTATGGACCAGTTGTGGTCGACCGATGAACCACAAACGGTCCGGCAGGTGCACGAGGCCCTGTCGGCGCGCCGCGAACTCGCGTACACCACGGTGATGACCGTGCTGCAACGTCTCGCGAAGAAGAATCTGGTAGTGCAGCGGCGCGACGATCGCGCCCACCGGTACGCTCCGGTACACACCCGCGACGAGCTGGTCGCCGGTCTCATGATGGACGCGTTGCAACAAGCCGACGAGGCCGGCAGCCGGGCTGCGGCCCTGGTGCACTTCGTGGAACAGGTCGGCAAGGACGAGGCCGCCGCTCTGCGGGACGCACTCGCTAAGCTCGAAGCAACCGAGGACACCCCGCCTGGACAGTGA
- a CDS encoding DEAD/DEAH box helicase, with product MGLPVLTVQALHREGISDPLPIQVAAVPDALAGRDVLGRAPTGSGKTLAFGLPMLARLAGAPAIARAPRGLILAPTRELALQIEQALEPFALGLRLGTAVGGMPMVRQTAKLLRGVDLLIATPGRLADLLEQGAAVLDAVQVTAIDEADHMADFGFLPQVRQLLDLVPADGQRLLFSATLDDDSVQDLVRRYLHAPVTHSVAPEPDTAVATHHLLYVETADKPAVLAELAARDGRTLLFSRTQYGAEKLTRRLRDQGIRVAALHGGKAQNRRIRTLAAFADGGISALVATDIAARGIHVDAVSLVVHADPPADAKDYVHRAGRTARAGATGTVITVVTPDQRTEVEALTSAAGVHVVEHRVRPGDRELHRLTGARTPPGPAATEAPAIAAAADRGRTRRPETRGRGRRGTANPPPAHRPRRRPAK from the coding sequence TTGGGACTGCCCGTACTCACGGTGCAGGCGCTGCACCGGGAAGGCATCTCCGACCCGCTGCCCATCCAGGTGGCCGCCGTTCCCGACGCGCTGGCCGGCCGTGACGTATTGGGGCGGGCCCCCACCGGGTCCGGTAAGACGCTCGCCTTCGGTCTGCCGATGCTCGCGCGCCTCGCGGGGGCGCCCGCGATCGCACGGGCCCCGCGCGGCCTGATCCTCGCGCCGACCCGGGAACTGGCCCTGCAGATCGAACAGGCCCTGGAACCCTTCGCCCTCGGTCTGCGATTGGGGACCGCCGTCGGCGGTATGCCCATGGTCCGGCAGACCGCGAAACTCCTGCGCGGCGTGGACCTGCTGATCGCCACCCCCGGCCGACTCGCCGATCTGCTCGAACAGGGCGCCGCCGTACTGGACGCGGTTCAGGTCACCGCGATCGACGAAGCCGATCACATGGCCGATTTCGGTTTCCTGCCCCAGGTCCGCCAACTGCTCGACCTCGTTCCCGCCGACGGGCAGCGGCTGCTGTTCTCGGCGACCCTGGACGACGACTCCGTCCAGGACCTGGTGCGCCGGTATCTGCACGCACCCGTGACGCATTCCGTGGCGCCCGAGCCCGATACCGCCGTCGCGACCCACCACTTGCTCTACGTCGAGACCGCGGACAAACCAGCCGTCCTCGCCGAACTCGCCGCACGTGACGGGCGCACCCTGCTGTTCTCGCGCACCCAGTACGGCGCCGAGAAACTCACCCGCCGACTACGCGACCAAGGGATACGGGTTGCTGCCCTGCACGGCGGCAAGGCGCAGAATCGGCGGATCCGGACCCTCGCGGCGTTCGCCGACGGCGGTATCTCCGCACTGGTCGCGACCGATATCGCCGCACGGGGTATCCATGTCGACGCGGTATCGCTGGTCGTCCACGCCGATCCGCCCGCCGACGCCAAGGACTACGTCCATCGCGCCGGACGCACCGCCCGGGCGGGTGCGACCGGAACTGTGATCACCGTGGTCACCCCGGACCAGCGCACCGAAGTCGAGGCGCTGACCAGCGCGGCCGGTGTGCACGTGGTCGAGCACCGGGTGCGCCCGGGAGATCGGGAACTACACCGGCTCACCGGTGCGCGCACTCCTCCCGGCCCGGCCGCCACGGAGGCTCCTGCGATCGCGGCCGCCGCCGACCGCGGGCGCACGCGCAGGCCCGAGACCAGGGGGCGCGGCCGCCGGGGCACCGCGAATCCGCCGCCCGCACACCGGCCCCGCCGCCGCCCGGCGAAGTGA
- a CDS encoding hemolysin family protein produces the protein MGDLLAVLFTVFLLAGNAFFVAAEFALISARRDRLEALAAQGKRNADTVIRAGQNLSMMLAAAQLGITICSILLGRVGEPAVAHLLEQPFELAGLPESLLHPVSFVLALTIVVILHILLGEMIPKNIALAGPERSALLLVPLHLAWLRIARPLIAIYNFAANLSLRMLRIEPKDELESAVSSDELAEMIGESRSEGLLDAEEHRRLTQALGTGERFVAEVMVPLDRARTVPLWADGTTLGDMETAVAETGFSRYPVRADDGSLVGYLHVKDVLDKVSDETAGPSTVIPRTDIRPLPTVLMGTTLYEALARLRRTSSHLGRVVDTRGNTVGIVALEDLVEEFVGTVRDTTHRVAE, from the coding sequence ATGGGTGACCTGCTCGCCGTGCTGTTCACCGTGTTCCTGCTGGCCGGCAACGCCTTCTTCGTCGCCGCGGAATTCGCGTTGATCTCCGCGCGCCGCGACCGGCTCGAAGCGCTCGCCGCGCAGGGGAAACGCAATGCCGACACCGTGATCCGGGCCGGCCAGAATCTGTCGATGATGCTGGCCGCCGCCCAGCTGGGCATTACGATCTGCTCGATCCTGCTCGGCCGGGTCGGCGAACCCGCGGTGGCCCACCTGCTGGAACAGCCGTTCGAACTGGCCGGCCTGCCCGAATCGCTGCTGCATCCGGTGTCGTTCGTGCTGGCGCTGACCATCGTGGTGATCCTGCACATCCTGCTGGGTGAGATGATCCCGAAGAACATCGCGCTGGCCGGTCCGGAACGTAGTGCGCTGCTGCTGGTACCGCTGCATCTGGCGTGGCTGCGGATCGCCCGGCCGCTCATCGCGATCTACAACTTCGCCGCGAACCTGAGCCTGCGGATGCTGCGTATCGAACCCAAGGACGAACTCGAGTCCGCGGTCTCCAGCGACGAACTCGCCGAGATGATCGGTGAATCGCGGTCCGAAGGCCTGCTCGACGCCGAGGAGCACCGGCGTCTCACCCAGGCGCTCGGCACCGGTGAACGATTCGTCGCCGAAGTCATGGTGCCGCTGGACCGGGCGCGCACGGTCCCGCTGTGGGCCGACGGCACCACGCTGGGCGATATGGAGACCGCCGTGGCCGAAACCGGTTTCTCCCGTTACCCGGTGCGCGCCGACGACGGCTCGCTGGTCGGCTATCTGCATGTCAAGGATGTCCTGGACAAGGTCTCCGACGAAACCGCGGGCCCGAGCACCGTGATCCCGCGCACCGACATCCGGCCGCTGCCCACCGTGCTGATGGGCACCACCCTCTACGAGGCGCTAGCGCGGTTGCGGCGCACCAGCAGTCATCTGGGCCGGGTGGTGGACACGCGGGGCAACACGGTCGGCATCGTCGCGTTGGAGGATCTCGTCGAAGAGTTCGTCGGCACTGTCCGGGATACCACGCACCGGGTGGCGGAATGA
- a CDS encoding FecCD family ABC transporter permease — protein MTHLGPPRRRRLLGLGLLAALTALLLVPGVAVGSQTLPLGVVHDALVHALSCPDGPFSCAALSADEEIVREMRIPRTALALITGLALGLAGALIQGYTRNPLADAGLLGLTSGAAFLSALGIYLFALTAPQQYIWFAFAGTLIAGLVVFGVSRIGGSSGSPLGLLLAGAAMAALLQALTNAIVTLDAYALDTYRFWVIGEVAGRDASVFWQVLPFLVAGTLLALSAAPGLNLIGLGDDVARGLGVDLGRSRALGFTAVVLLCGAATAAAGPIAFLGLIAPYLARKFTGPDQRWLLPYSALFGAVVLLFADIAGRVVARPGELQTGVMLSLLGAPFFILLVRRRKLVRA, from the coding sequence GTGACACACCTCGGCCCCCCGCGGCGCCGCCGCCTGCTCGGACTCGGGCTGCTCGCCGCGCTCACGGCACTGTTGCTCGTGCCCGGCGTCGCGGTCGGCAGCCAGACCCTGCCCCTCGGCGTCGTCCACGACGCACTCGTCCACGCACTGTCCTGCCCGGACGGTCCGTTCAGTTGCGCGGCACTTTCCGCGGACGAGGAAATCGTGCGCGAGATGCGCATTCCGCGTACCGCACTCGCCCTGATCACCGGCCTCGCCCTCGGGCTGGCCGGAGCCCTGATCCAGGGCTACACCCGCAACCCGCTCGCCGACGCGGGGCTGCTCGGTCTGACATCCGGCGCGGCCTTCCTGTCGGCCCTGGGCATCTACCTGTTCGCGCTCACCGCACCGCAGCAGTACATCTGGTTCGCCTTCGCGGGCACACTGATCGCCGGACTGGTCGTGTTCGGGGTGTCCCGGATCGGCGGATCCAGTGGGAGCCCCCTCGGCCTGTTGCTGGCCGGCGCCGCGATGGCCGCCTTGCTCCAGGCGCTCACCAACGCCATCGTCACCCTCGACGCCTACGCGCTGGACACCTACCGCTTCTGGGTCATCGGCGAGGTCGCCGGGCGGGACGCGTCGGTGTTCTGGCAGGTCCTGCCTTTCCTGGTCGCCGGAACGCTACTGGCATTGTCGGCCGCGCCGGGATTGAACCTCATCGGCCTCGGGGACGACGTCGCGCGCGGTCTCGGCGTCGACCTCGGACGTAGCCGGGCACTCGGTTTCACCGCGGTGGTGCTGCTGTGCGGCGCCGCGACCGCCGCCGCCGGGCCGATCGCCTTCCTCGGCCTCATCGCGCCGTATCTCGCGCGCAAGTTCACCGGACCCGATCAGCGCTGGCTGCTCCCCTATTCGGCGCTCTTCGGCGCGGTGGTCCTGCTGTTCGCCGATATCGCCGGGCGGGTGGTCGCCCGTCCCGGTGAGCTGCAGACCGGGGTGATGCTGTCGCTCCTCGGCGCCCCGTTCTTCATCCTGCTGGTGCGACGACGGAAACTGGTGCGCGCATGA
- a CDS encoding ABC transporter ATP-binding protein — protein sequence MTGQLADPGDHRLTAHDLSLGYGDRRVVEGLDLKIAPGLVTTVIGPNGCGKSTVLRALARLLRPQSGQVLLDGKAIATMKTKEVARTVGMLPQTPVAPEGLTVGDLVARGRHPHQSWLRQWSSGDETEVRAALDQTGIADLAERPLDELSGGQRQRAWISMALAQGTDILLLDEPTTYLDLAHALEVLDLVDRLHADLGRTVVMVLHDLNLAIRYSDRLIVLREGRVVAQGAPGEIITPGLLDEVFGLRAQVLTDPVSARPMIVPIGTRHVRGTVGGPAPVTAAQS from the coding sequence GTGACCGGACAACTCGCGGATCCCGGCGACCACCGGCTCACTGCGCACGACCTCTCCCTGGGATACGGAGACCGGCGCGTCGTCGAGGGTCTCGACCTGAAGATCGCACCGGGGCTGGTCACCACTGTCATCGGCCCGAACGGCTGCGGTAAGTCCACGGTGCTGCGCGCGCTGGCGCGGCTGTTGCGGCCGCAGTCCGGGCAGGTCCTGCTCGACGGGAAGGCGATCGCCACGATGAAGACCAAGGAGGTCGCCCGGACCGTCGGCATGCTGCCGCAGACTCCCGTCGCGCCGGAAGGGCTCACCGTCGGGGATCTGGTGGCCCGCGGACGCCATCCGCACCAGTCCTGGCTGCGGCAATGGTCGTCCGGGGACGAAACCGAGGTCCGGGCCGCGCTCGACCAGACCGGTATCGCCGATCTCGCCGAACGCCCGCTCGACGAACTGTCCGGCGGGCAGCGCCAGCGCGCCTGGATCTCCATGGCATTGGCGCAGGGCACCGATATCCTCCTGCTCGACGAACCGACCACCTACCTGGACCTCGCCCACGCCCTCGAGGTTCTCGATCTCGTAGACCGGTTGCACGCCGATCTCGGCCGCACCGTGGTCATGGTGCTGCACGACCTGAATCTCGCGATCCGCTACAGCGACCGGCTGATCGTGCTGCGCGAGGGCCGGGTCGTCGCCCAGGGCGCACCGGGGGAGATCATCACGCCCGGGCTGCTCGACGAGGTGTTCGGGTTGCGCGCGCAGGTTCTCACCGATCCGGTGTCGGCGCGCCCGATGATCGTGCCGATCGGCACCCGGCACGTCCGGGGAACCGTCGGCGGACCGGCGCCGGTGACCGCCGCGCAGTCCTGA
- a CDS encoding hemolysin family protein produces the protein MAIALTVLSLIGFVALTAGTALFVAAEFSLTALERSTVEAHAREGDVRARAVRQAHRTLSFQLSGAQLGITITTLITGYIAEPVLARLLEPLFGLVGIPDSAVTGISLVLALILATSLSMIYGELVPKNIAIAAPMATARATAGPMVAFSAVFKPMIQFLNGTANWAVRRFGVEPAEELRSARSPQELGSLVRTSARRGALDQRTAQLLDRSLQFGERSAEELMTPRVKIEALDRTATIGDLLAAAARTGYSRFPVIDGDLDNTLGVVHVKQAFTHPAPTRARVGLAQIAQPVPVVPASLDGDEVLERVRADGMQVALVVDEYGGTAGMVTMEDIIEEILGDVRDEHDEEERDVRRVSDGWDCSGLLRIDEVDRATGYAAPEGEYETLGGLVLTRLGRIPVTGDTVILPLRRGHDRRHPDGQGGWLARVERMDGRRVDRVRLVPVDADAIAGREQQPAGREAHHG, from the coding sequence ATGGCAATCGCACTCACCGTTCTCAGTCTGATCGGATTCGTCGCGCTCACCGCGGGCACCGCATTGTTCGTGGCCGCCGAGTTCTCCCTCACGGCGCTGGAGCGCAGCACGGTCGAAGCCCATGCCCGCGAGGGCGATGTCCGGGCGCGCGCGGTCCGGCAGGCGCACCGCACCCTTTCCTTCCAGTTGTCCGGCGCCCAGCTGGGCATCACCATCACGACCCTGATCACCGGCTATATCGCCGAACCCGTGCTGGCACGGCTGCTCGAGCCACTGTTCGGGCTGGTAGGGATCCCGGATTCCGCGGTCACCGGTATCTCGCTGGTGCTCGCTCTGATTCTGGCCACCTCGCTGTCGATGATCTACGGCGAGCTGGTCCCCAAGAACATCGCCATCGCCGCCCCGATGGCGACCGCCCGCGCCACCGCGGGTCCGATGGTCGCGTTCTCGGCGGTGTTCAAACCCATGATCCAATTCCTCAACGGCACGGCCAACTGGGCGGTGCGCCGCTTCGGAGTGGAACCCGCGGAGGAGTTGCGCTCGGCGCGCTCCCCGCAGGAGCTCGGATCGCTGGTGCGCACCTCGGCCCGGCGCGGCGCCCTGGACCAGCGCACCGCCCAGCTCCTGGACCGGTCCCTGCAGTTCGGCGAGCGCAGCGCCGAGGAACTGATGACCCCGCGGGTGAAGATCGAAGCGCTGGATCGCACCGCGACCATCGGTGATCTGCTCGCGGCCGCGGCGCGGACCGGCTACTCGCGCTTCCCCGTGATCGACGGCGACCTGGACAACACCCTCGGTGTCGTGCACGTCAAGCAGGCCTTCACCCATCCCGCACCCACCCGGGCCCGCGTGGGTCTGGCCCAGATCGCGCAACCCGTTCCGGTGGTACCGGCCAGCCTCGACGGCGACGAGGTGCTCGAACGGGTCCGCGCCGACGGTATGCAGGTCGCGCTGGTGGTCGACGAATACGGCGGCACCGCGGGCATGGTCACCATGGAGGACATCATCGAAGAGATCCTCGGCGATGTCCGCGACGAACACGACGAAGAGGAACGCGACGTGCGCCGGGTGTCCGACGGCTGGGACTGCTCCGGCCTGCTGCGGATCGACGAAGTCGACCGGGCCACCGGATACGCGGCCCCCGAGGGCGAATACGAAACCCTCGGCGGTCTCGTGCTCACCCGCCTGGGCCGGATTCCGGTGACCGGCGATACCGTGATCCTGCCGCTGCGTCGCGGCCACGACCGCCGCCATCCCGACGGGCAGGGCGGCTGGCTGGCCCGGGTCGAGCGGATGGACGGACGCCGGGTCGACCGGGTCCGCCTGGTACCGGTGGACGCCGATGCCATCGCCGGACGCGAACAGCAACCGGCCGGGCGGGAGGCACACCATGGGTGA